TAAAATTTCTAAAGTTTCTTGTTGGGATTGCGGAGTGATAGGTGTAGGTGCATTTTCTTGCGATTTTTGTTGTGGTAATTCTTGCAGGGTAGAGTTTGGATTTATTTCTTGTGGTGCTTGATTAAAGGTATTTCCATAGCCATAAACGGGAAAGTTAATATTTTTCAAAAGAGGAGCTTCTTGTGGAATGGGATTAATTGGCGATTCTTGTAGAGAGGATTCTTCAAAGGTTGTTTGCGGATTTGTTTTTGCTAAGTGATCTAAATTTGGTGTTATGTCCTTTTTGTCCTCAGATTTCTCTTCTATCGCTGCTTGTGTTTCTTGTTGAACAATTTCATTTTCTACTTCTACAAATTGAGGTGATGATTCTTGGGTTTGATAATGTAAGAAATCTTGTGCTTTTTGTAGCTCTTCTTTGATGGCAGTTTGAATGGCTTTTATATCTTCATCTTCTGAAGCTTGTTGGGCTTCATTTTTGGTTATGGCTTCAACTTCATTGACTGCTGGAGCTTGATTTTGCGAAGATTCTGGATTATTAGGGACAAGACAATTACGCGTTGCATCGGTTGGATCTTTGTCGTAATAAGCGCTAAAGGGTGTGGCAGAGTAAAGTTTTTTAGGATAGGCTTTGATAGGCTTGGGTGATTCTTTGGGTGATAAATCTTCTTTGGAGCTAAGCACTTCAGGGTTAGGCTCTTGCAGATTTTGTGATTCTTGTGGTATGGGAAATTTGTATGTATCTTGCGTGGATTGTGAAGTAGAATTTTCAGTTTGGTCTTTTTTGATTAATTTAATGGGTTCGTCTTTTTCTTCCTTTTCTTCTTGTAGAAAAATACTTTTTTCAAAGTTTTTAAACCGCTCTAAACTCATTATAGATTCCATTTGGAATTGCTTTAAATTATGGTTTTTTGGTCCTTGGGCTTCTTGTGTGGGAATGAGTCTGATCTTTGATTCTTCATTGGCTGTAGAATTTGGCGTATATTGAAGCTCATTTTCAATTTTTGGAATATCTGTTGGATAAGGAAGAGATGAAGATTCTATTTCTTTGATTTCTAATGGATTGGGAGTTTCTTCTAATGACTTTTCTTCAGTTGGCTTTGTTGAGCTTAAATCATCAAGTTCTGATTCTCGCTTTGTTTCTTGTGTTTCTTGTATGATATTTGGTGTGCTAGGGGCATTTTTGCTAAGACTGGCTAATTCCTCTAGTGTTAGGGAATGCGGATTCCTTCTTTGAGATATTTTATTGGGAGGAGTGAAAAAAGCTTTTAAGCGTAGAAAAAAACTCTCTTTTTTGGATTGCTTTGATTCTTCTTTTGGGGTTTTTTGTAAATCATCTTTAAGCCCTTTAATGAAACTATGTAGCAATGTTTTTGCTGATTTTCCAGTGTAGAGCATAATGCCAAGTAGGATTAAAATAAGAGTAAGCCCAAAGATACCAAGTGGATTGATAAAAGACTTTAAAATACTGCTAAATGCGTTGCTAAAGAATCCTGCATCGCTAATAAAAAGCCCTTGTAAAATTAAGAGAGCCAATCCTATAATAACAATTCCAAGTGTTTTTTCAATAATGCGTTCTTTGGTGTCGGCGGTATTTTTGTAAAATAAGTAAGCAAGTATTAAAAGCCAAATATACCCAAAGTAGCCAAAAAGATTAAAGTGAAGATGAGCATAAGCTTTTCCTATGGCACCTAATAGACCAAATTCTCCAACAATGGATAAAATTCCCAACAATGCTAAAATTTCTACGAGTAATATTTTTTGATTAATTTTTAAAAAATTTGTTTTAATGTTGATTCCTTAAAAAATATTCAATAAATGGCGAGAGGGTGAGAGAATCGAACTCCCCAGCAAATAGACACCTATCCACTCAAATGGGTTTGAAGCCCACGATGCCCACCAGCGACATATACCCTCCAATTGTTTTGCATAAAATTAAAGAAGTAAATTTGTCAATTTAACGAATTTTTACTTAAATTCTCTTGATATACATAGATTAGAAATTGATGCTTTTTTTGCGTTCCTCATTAATTTGTTGGACTTTAATAAGGATTTCTACCATAGCTTGGTAGAGAGTTTCAGGAATTTCTTTGTCAATATCAACATCTTTATAAAGCGCTCTTGCTAGAGGAGGGTTTTCAATGATTGGAATTTCATTTTCTTTAGCAATTTCTTTGATTCTTTGAGCAAGAAAATCCACTCCCTTAGCTAAAACTCTTGGCGCTCTTTCTTTAGTGGAATCATAACGCAAAGCTACAGCATAGTGAGTTGGGTTGGTAACCACAACATCCGCATTAGGGATATTCTGCATCATTCGTTTTTTGGCGGCTTGAAACATCAAGGAGCGTATTTTTCCTTTGACTTGTTGGTCCCCTTCTTGATTTTTAAATTCATCTTTGACTTCTTGTTTGCTCATACGCAAGGATTTGAAATATTGATAACGCTTGATAAGATAATCAGTAATTGCCATCACTAAAAAAAAGGCTAATAATATGGCAATGAGAATGAGAGCCTTGTCTTTTAACCAAATCATTTGATCACCAATAGGAAAAAGTGAGACGGTAGTTAGCTCTTTCATAAAGCCTAAAAATACAAAAAAAGCAATGATAAAAGCCGTTAAAACTTTAAAAGTAATCAAGAATCCATCAAGTAATTTTTTAAGAGAAATGATATTTTTTAAGCCACTAATGAAATTGAGTTTTTGGAGTTTGGGTTGGATGGCTTTTGTGGTTAATAAAAAACCACTTTGGGAAATGTTGGCAACAATCCCTATAAGCATTAAGGCGCCAAAAATGGGTGCAAGTAAATAAAGGATTTTAAAAACTAAAGAAATTGTCAGAGAAATGGCATTAGAGCGTGTGAGATCTTGGTTAAAAATGTGATAGACTTCAAAGAAGATCGCACTTAAGCCATCCACCCAAAAATTAAAGCATAAAAAGATTAAAACAAGTCCTACAACTAATCCCAAAAAAGCATTAACATCAGGGCTTTTTATGACATTCCCTTCCTCACGAGCTTTTTCTATTTTGCGTGCAGAAGGGGCTTCGGTCTTTTCTTCTTCATCAGCCATTTAAATATCCTTGTAAGGCATTTTGGTATTCTTTGGGGGTGTTGAGATTTTGAGTTTGGGATTCTGGAATTTCCACAAAATCAACATTTAAACGCCCTAATAAATCCATCAGGCGATAATTTTTTTGTGCAATTTGGTGTTGAATGTGGGCTAGGGCTTCATAAGTGTAAATTCCAAGAAGTGGGTGAATTTTTTGATTCTTTGCAAAGGTTGGCTTTTTAGCTTTTTGGTAGGAAGCGATGAGTTTTTTAATGCTTTCTTCACTTAAAAAGGGAGTGTCAATGCTAAGGATGAAAATATCTTTTTTTAGTGTTTTTAAAACGCTCTCTAAACCAAAAATAGGAGCAAATTCTGCATTCAAATCCAAAAGGGTTTGGAGATGACTTGAGTTAGATATAGGCTTTTTGCTAGAAAAATAGACTTGAGAGAAGATTTTTTGCATTTTTTTAGCTTGAAAATCCGCCAAGCTTTCACCCAAAAAATCTAAATTTTCTTTTTTTTGACCCATTCTTGAGCTTTTGCCACCACACAAAATTACACAACTCTCCATATATAAACCTTTAAAGTTAGAGTGAAATTATAGCTTTTTTTGCTTAGCTTGGGTATGATTGCAAAAATTTTGCCCCAAAAGGAGAGCTTTTGTTGATTGATAGTTTTGGGCGTGTGATTGATTATATTCGCGTAAGTGTTACAGAGAGATGTAATTTTCGTTGCCTTTATTGTATGCCAAATACTCCTATGGATATAGGTAGAGAGGAAGATGATGTGCCTTTAGAGAGTGTATTGAATTTTATTAAAGTTGTGATTGATGAGGGGGTAAAAAAAATCCGAATCACAGGTGGAGAGCCATTGCTTAGGCGAGGTATTGCTGGATTTATAGGAGAGATTTATCGCTATAATCCTAACATTGATATTGCATTAACCACCAATGCTTATCTTTTAGAACCCCTTGTGAAAGATTTAAAAGAGGCAGGTTTAAAGAGAATTAATATTTCTCTTGATTCGCTTAAAAAAGAGAGAATTGTTTGCATTTCTAAACGCGATGGCTTAGAAAAAATCTTAGCAGGTATTAAGAAAGCTGCCGATGAAGGCTTGATTGTTAAGCTAAATATGGTGCCCCTAAAGGGAATTAATGATGATGAGGTAGTGGATATTTTAGAATATGGAATGAATCTTGGTGTGGGTGTGCGATTTATAGAATATATGGAAAATACACACGCTAAAGGTGGGACTATTGGTCTTAGAAGTGAGGAGATTTTACAAAGGATTGGTGAAAAATTTGAGTTTAGACTTCTGAAAAAAGAAATATTTGGACCAGCAACTTTGTTTGAAATACCACAAAGAGATTCTTATCTTTTTGGTATTATTGCTCCCCATAATGATGATTTTTGTAAAACTTGCAATCGAATCCGCTTAAGTAGTGAAGGGAAGTTAATACCTTGCCTTTATCATGAAAATGCCGTGGATATTAAAGAAGCAATGCTTTATGGGGATACTAGTGAGATTTTGCGTAGGCTTAATCTCTGTATCCAAAATAAGCCTGAAAAGAATGATTGGAATCTAAATGAGATTTCAACGAGAGCTTTTTACAAAACAGGTGGATAAATTATTAAATAATAATAATTTTCTTTTAAGAATAATTATATATAATTCCATTAGCTTTTTTGGAAGCAAAAGTGTATAATTCACTAAATATTAATTTTTAAAGGAGAAGATTATGGAAAAGATCGTTCAACAACTTAAACAAATTCAAGCAGATAGTGCAGTTTTTTATATTAAATTACATAACTATCATTGGAATGTTAAGGGAATGGATTTTCATCCCGTTCATGCGGCGTTAGAAAGTATGTATGATGAAATGGCGGATTTAATGGATGATATGGCAGAACGCGTTTTGCAAATCGGGCAAAAACCATATGTAACTATTAAGGATATGTTAGCAGCTAGTAAAATCAAAGAAGAGAGTGGCACAAGCTTTGATTCTAAAACAATCATCCAAGCGATTTTGCCTGAATATGAGTATTTTTTAAAGGCTTTTAGAGAGCTTTCTGACACAGCTAGTGAAGCTAATGATAAGGCGACTACTGCATTGGCTGATGAAAAAATCGCAAGTTTAGAAAAAGCAATTTGGATGATAAAAGCACAGCTTGCATAAAAAGTCTTGATTCCTTTTTGGGAATCAAAGTTATGAAAATAAATTTACTTTTTGATGATTAAATAAATGCAACATAGATACATTAATATTATATTCAATATGTCTCTTATTGATTCTGCTCAATACCAATTTGATTTAAAATCCAAGCTAATTGATTAATTTTAAGGAGAATTTGTGAAAAAATGTTTATTGATACCCTTGGTTTCAGCTTTTTTATTAAGTGGTTGTGTAACAACTTCATTGCAAACCACCACAACAATGTCTCAAAGCATTTTTATTGATCCGGTGGCAAAATCTGAACAAACTATTTTTGTTGCGATGCGAAACACTAGCGGACAGAATATTAATTTATCGCCTAAAGTAACTAGTTTGCTTCAAGGCAAGGGTTATAGAATTGTTGATGATCCAAAAGAAGCAACTTTTATTTTACAAGCCAATGTTTTGTATTGTGATATTAAACAAGAAAATAATGCGGCTCCGGCAGCTGGAGTAGGAGCAGTTACGGGAGCTGGAGTAGGACTTTATAACCACTCTTCAGCAACTGGTGGTGTTGTAGGTGGATTAATTGGCGCAGCAGTTGGTGGAATAGCAGGAAAACTCACAGAAGACACGATTTTTCAAATGCAAGTAGATATCAATATTCGTCAAAAAATCACTGGTGGGACAATCAATACCAATGCAAGTTCTTCAAGACAGGCTTCAGTGAATGATCAAAGAAGGGCAGGTTTTTTAAATAGTTTTGCAGGAGATGTGGCAAGCACTCAAAAAACAGGCAAACTCAATGACAACAGAGCCAATTATAATGAGCAAGTTTATACTAGCGATTATTCCGAAAAACAAACTACTCTTTTTGCGGAAGCTACCAAGTTGAATCTTAAGCTAGAAGAGGCAATTCCTGTTTTAGAGGATAAAATAGCAACTCAAATTAGCGGAATCTTTTAGCATTAAGCTACTAAAGCAAAGGCTTTGTATAGAGCTTTTGCTAGGTGGTGCTAGAATCCTAATTCGTGATAAAGCGCCATAGCGTATCGGTCAGTCATAGAGGCAATATAATCAGCACATACGCGGTGAATCTTAGCACCTTTTTCAATTTTATTACGCATTTGGTTGGGTAAAAGATTGATATCATTATTAAAACATTCATAAAGTTTTCTCACACATCGTTTGCCCATAAACATTTTTCTTGAAATTTCCTCGTGTCGATAGAGTTTTTTAAAGAGAATCTTTTTTAGAATCTTGATTTCTTTTTGTATGGCTGGTGTATGACTAATGGGGAGTGATTCTTGAGCGTTGTAGATAAAGTGTTGCACTTTGTCTTGCATACAAGGCTTATTGTTTTCTATAATGTCATAAACAAGTAGTGTAATGAGTTTTGAAGTGAATCGATAGCGGAAAATCGGATCATTTTGGGAAATTTTTTCAATTGTTTTGACATAATGGATTGAATCGCTTACAAGTTTGCTATCTTGTAGGTCTTCAAAGTGGAGTAGTCCATATTTGACACCATCATCTATATCGTGACTAATATAAGCAATCTCATCAGATAAATCAACAATGATCGCTTCTAGGCTTGGATGAAATTCGGGCTTAAAAGTTTCTTTATGCCACGGATTTAAAAATGATTTTTCATAGGGATAGGAATGTTTTAAGATGCCTTCTAAAGTAGCAAAAGTGAGATTTAAGCCATCAAATTCTTTATAGCGTTTCTCTAGGCTAGTCACTACTCTAAAGGATTGAAAATTATGATCAAAGCCGCAATGATATCCGTAATGTCGCATTATTTTATCAAGTTCATCTCCTCCTGCGTGTCCAAAAGGTGTATGTCCCAAATCGTGAGCTAGAGCGATGGCTTCAGCTAAGTTTTCATCGAGCTTTAAATATTCTGCAAGTGTTCTTGCAATTTGGCTAACTTCTAGTGAATGCGTGAGACGCGTGCGGAAATAATCTCCACTTTGATTCAAAAAGACTTGTGTTTTGTATTCTAAGCGTCTAAAATATGAGCTATGCAAGATTCTATCTCTATCTCTTCTAAAGGGATTTCTAAAATCGGGATTGACTGGAAAAAAGCGGTGATGTGGATTCATAATAAGCCTAAAAATAATTTAATGCTTTTGTTATTTTATCATCTTGTGCTAAGATTTGCAAAAAATTTAAGGAAATGGTAATGGTTGTTTTTGAAAATGATTTTTTTAAGATTTTAAGGAAGCCTTTTGGGGAATATCAAACAAATTGTTATCTTGCAATTTCGCAAGATGAAACTGAATCGTTAGTGATTGATCCTGGGATTGGAGCGACTAATTGGGTTTTGGAAAATGCCAAAAATCCACTCGCTATTTTAAACACGCACGGACATTTTGATCATGTTTGGAGTAATGCTGCATTGCAGGAGAAATTACCAAATGTTCCTTTATTATGTCCTTTTGAAGATGCTTTTATGTTGCAAAAAGATTTTTTTAATACAGGATTGCAAGAATCTAAGCCAAATATTTTAGTGGGTGCTGATTGTGATTCTGTTATTGTAGAGTTTCATTCTAATGTTTCTAATTTGGGTAGAAAAAATCAATTTAATTATGGAGATTTTGAAATAGAGTTTATTTGTTATCCTGGACATACTCCAGGTTGCAGTGTGATTGTATTAAACCACAAAAAAATTCCCAATCAAAAAGTAATGTTTAGTGGAGATTTTGTGTTTTATCGATCTATTGGACGCAGTGATTTTCCTTATTCAGATAGTGCAACAATGAAAGCGAGTTTAGAGACTTTTATACAATCAAAAGAAGATATATTAATTTTTCCTGGACACGGCAGAGAGACAACTTTTAAACAAGAGAAAGAAAATATTCCTTATTGGCTTATGAGATTTTAAAAGTAAAGTTAAATTGCAACACTCCCCT
This portion of the Helicobacter canadensis MIT 98-5491 genome encodes:
- the flhB gene encoding flagellar biosynthesis protein FlhB gives rise to the protein MADEEEKTEAPSARKIEKAREEGNVIKSPDVNAFLGLVVGLVLIFLCFNFWVDGLSAIFFEVYHIFNQDLTRSNAISLTISLVFKILYLLAPIFGALMLIGIVANISQSGFLLTTKAIQPKLQKLNFISGLKNIISLKKLLDGFLITFKVLTAFIIAFFVFLGFMKELTTVSLFPIGDQMIWLKDKALILIAILLAFFLVMAITDYLIKRYQYFKSLRMSKQEVKDEFKNQEGDQQVKGKIRSLMFQAAKKRMMQNIPNADVVVTNPTHYAVALRYDSTKERAPRVLAKGVDFLAQRIKEIAKENEIPIIENPPLARALYKDVDIDKEIPETLYQAMVEILIKVQQINEERKKSINF
- a CDS encoding molybdenum cofactor guanylyltransferase, translating into MESCVILCGGKSSRMGQKKENLDFLGESLADFQAKKMQKIFSQVYFSSKKPISNSSHLQTLLDLNAEFAPIFGLESVLKTLKKDIFILSIDTPFLSEESIKKLIASYQKAKKPTFAKNQKIHPLLGIYTYEALAHIQHQIAQKNYRLMDLLGRLNVDFVEIPESQTQNLNTPKEYQNALQGYLNG
- the moaA gene encoding GTP 3',8-cyclase MoaA; its protein translation is MLIDSFGRVIDYIRVSVTERCNFRCLYCMPNTPMDIGREEDDVPLESVLNFIKVVIDEGVKKIRITGGEPLLRRGIAGFIGEIYRYNPNIDIALTTNAYLLEPLVKDLKEAGLKRINISLDSLKKERIVCISKRDGLEKILAGIKKAADEGLIVKLNMVPLKGINDDEVVDILEYGMNLGVGVRFIEYMENTHAKGGTIGLRSEEILQRIGEKFEFRLLKKEIFGPATLFEIPQRDSYLFGIIAPHNDDFCKTCNRIRLSSEGKLIPCLYHENAVDIKEAMLYGDTSEILRRLNLCIQNKPEKNDWNLNEISTRAFYKTGG
- a CDS encoding Dps family protein is translated as MEKIVQQLKQIQADSAVFYIKLHNYHWNVKGMDFHPVHAALESMYDEMADLMDDMAERVLQIGQKPYVTIKDMLAASKIKEESGTSFDSKTIIQAILPEYEYFLKAFRELSDTASEANDKATTALADEKIASLEKAIWMIKAQLA
- a CDS encoding complement resistance protein TraT, which gives rise to MKKCLLIPLVSAFLLSGCVTTSLQTTTTMSQSIFIDPVAKSEQTIFVAMRNTSGQNINLSPKVTSLLQGKGYRIVDDPKEATFILQANVLYCDIKQENNAAPAAGVGAVTGAGVGLYNHSSATGGVVGGLIGAAVGGIAGKLTEDTIFQMQVDINIRQKITGGTINTNASSSRQASVNDQRRAGFLNSFAGDVASTQKTGKLNDNRANYNEQVYTSDYSEKQTTLFAEATKLNLKLEEAIPVLEDKIATQISGIF
- a CDS encoding deoxyguanosinetriphosphate triphosphohydrolase family protein; its protein translation is MNPHHRFFPVNPDFRNPFRRDRDRILHSSYFRRLEYKTQVFLNQSGDYFRTRLTHSLEVSQIARTLAEYLKLDENLAEAIALAHDLGHTPFGHAGGDELDKIMRHYGYHCGFDHNFQSFRVVTSLEKRYKEFDGLNLTFATLEGILKHSYPYEKSFLNPWHKETFKPEFHPSLEAIIVDLSDEIAYISHDIDDGVKYGLLHFEDLQDSKLVSDSIHYVKTIEKISQNDPIFRYRFTSKLITLLVYDIIENNKPCMQDKVQHFIYNAQESLPISHTPAIQKEIKILKKILFKKLYRHEEISRKMFMGKRCVRKLYECFNNDINLLPNQMRNKIEKGAKIHRVCADYIASMTDRYAMALYHELGF
- a CDS encoding MBL fold metallo-hydrolase; this translates as MVVFENDFFKILRKPFGEYQTNCYLAISQDETESLVIDPGIGATNWVLENAKNPLAILNTHGHFDHVWSNAALQEKLPNVPLLCPFEDAFMLQKDFFNTGLQESKPNILVGADCDSVIVEFHSNVSNLGRKNQFNYGDFEIEFICYPGHTPGCSVIVLNHKKIPNQKVMFSGDFVFYRSIGRSDFPYSDSATMKASLETFIQSKEDILIFPGHGRETTFKQEKENIPYWLMRF